In one Nitrososphaera viennensis EN76 genomic region, the following are encoded:
- a CDS encoding helix-turn-helix domain-containing protein, translated as MSSSDNGSTIANASELTWIAGAVVLSDNPPQQLKFWRKKFGVKQADLAKKMAITPSVLSDYEKGRRPSPGANFIKRYLQALYDLAQSGGSRPPAEEEETTTTAATATSEPITAGATAVTINQP; from the coding sequence TTGTCCAGTTCCGATAATGGCAGCACTATCGCCAACGCAAGCGAACTGACGTGGATCGCCGGCGCGGTAGTCCTGAGCGACAACCCGCCGCAGCAGCTAAAGTTCTGGCGCAAAAAGTTCGGAGTAAAGCAGGCCGACCTCGCGAAAAAGATGGCAATCACGCCCTCGGTCCTGAGCGACTACGAGAAGGGCAGGAGGCCGTCTCCCGGGGCCAACTTTATCAAGCGCTATCTGCAGGCGCTGTACGATCTGGCACAGTCCGGCGGCTCTAGACCTCCTGCGGAGGAAGAAGAAACAACAACAACAGCAGCAACGGCAACGTCGGAGCCAATAACGGCGGGCGCTACTGCTGTAACTATAAATCAGCCGTAG
- a CDS encoding phosphoglycerol geranylgeranyltransferase produces the protein MVAVPAVGKVENYLREEIKKHGTICFPLIDSENSTNDVGSIARKVEDAGASAILVGGSSAIDQMELAKVVSDIKGAVRIPVILFPGNVTGVSPRADAILFSSLLNSEDPYFITGAQALGALAVKKHGIEPLPTAYIIVGEGTAAWFVGKARGIPFHKPNLAVMYSLAAQYMGMRFVYLEAGSGASQNVTPEMVAAVRKYYEGILIVGGGIKSPETAGQIAKAGADVIVVGTMIEKDGDWQQKLSSMVKAMRQAH, from the coding sequence GTGGTGGCTGTACCAGCAGTAGGAAAGGTAGAGAACTATCTCAGAGAGGAGATAAAAAAGCACGGGACGATCTGTTTCCCATTAATCGACTCTGAAAATTCGACAAATGATGTAGGATCTATCGCCAGGAAGGTGGAGGATGCCGGCGCTTCTGCGATCTTGGTCGGCGGCTCATCAGCAATCGACCAGATGGAGCTTGCCAAGGTGGTAAGTGACATCAAGGGAGCGGTCAGGATACCCGTGATATTATTCCCCGGAAATGTCACAGGCGTGTCACCCAGAGCCGACGCGATACTTTTTAGCTCACTTTTGAATTCTGAAGACCCGTACTTTATCACCGGGGCCCAGGCGCTTGGCGCCCTTGCCGTCAAAAAGCACGGCATCGAACCCCTGCCGACCGCTTACATAATAGTGGGAGAGGGGACTGCGGCCTGGTTTGTCGGCAAGGCAAGGGGCATACCGTTCCACAAGCCAAACCTTGCGGTGATGTATTCCCTTGCAGCGCAGTACATGGGCATGAGGTTCGTCTACCTTGAGGCCGGCTCGGGCGCGTCCCAGAACGTCACGCCCGAGATGGTGGCTGCGGTGAGAAAGTACTACGAGGGGATCCTCATAGTCGGGGGCGGCATCAAGTCGCCAGAAACGGCAGGTCAGATAGCCAAGGCAGGCGCCGACGTCATCGTGGTGGGCACGATGATAGAGAAGGACGGCGACTGGCAGCAAAAGTTATCTTCCATGGTAAAGGCTATGCGTCAGGCGCATTGA
- a CDS encoding uracil-DNA glycosylase — MNEDDDAAGKLELLNSRVVACKKCPRLAKYIRDVGREKNKPRRHSGENYWSRPLPSWGDPDARLLIVGLAPAAHGGNRTGRMFTGDSSGDWLARAMHGTGFASKPASRARDDGLVLTGAYITAAARCAPPDNKPTPQELANCLPYLQAELAALKSVRVVLALGKIAFDAYCRAVGARGLAFAHGARYDDNVSGRTLLASYHPSRQNTNTGRLTWEMWAEIFATARALV, encoded by the coding sequence ATGAATGAGGATGATGATGCCGCTGGCAAGCTGGAGCTCCTGAACAGCAGGGTCGTTGCCTGCAAAAAGTGCCCGAGGCTTGCAAAATACATCCGCGACGTGGGCAGGGAGAAAAATAAGCCAAGACGGCATTCAGGCGAGAATTACTGGTCAAGGCCGCTGCCAAGCTGGGGCGACCCTGACGCAAGGTTGCTGATAGTCGGCCTTGCGCCGGCCGCGCACGGCGGCAACAGGACCGGCAGGATGTTCACCGGCGACAGCTCGGGCGACTGGCTCGCAAGGGCGATGCACGGGACGGGGTTTGCAAGCAAGCCGGCAAGCCGCGCACGGGACGACGGGCTCGTGCTCACCGGCGCGTACATCACCGCCGCGGCAAGGTGCGCGCCGCCGGACAACAAGCCCACGCCACAGGAGCTGGCAAACTGCCTGCCGTACCTGCAGGCAGAGCTTGCGGCGCTAAAGAGCGTCAGGGTGGTCCTTGCGCTTGGGAAAATCGCGTTTGATGCCTACTGCAGGGCGGTGGGCGCAAGAGGGCTGGCATTTGCGCACGGTGCCCGGTATGACGACAATGTTTCAGGCAGGACGCTCCTTGCCTCGTACCACCCGAGCAGGCAGAACACCAACACGGGCAGGCTCACCTGGGAAATGTGGGCAGAAATATTTGCGACCGCAAGAGCGCTCGTTTAG
- a CDS encoding adenylate/guanylate cyclase domain-containing protein, whose amino-acid sequence MSDPATPDSQRQIIINLYNSGIEPDIIALQLDIDREQVDRTIAEFAAEEERKHDSANATSGAPSFSSFELGQVVDTEQAVRLAQERVWRALRFEPQFNLSTEETNNILEKFVKSKVGFVILHVDIVGSTKLSMTVPADRLATIVQAFTQEMSILISAYGGYVLKYVGDAILAFFLADWNNLRVPCANAVSCAQAMIKVMRQGVNPILNQYDYPELNVRVGIDVGDNVVVQYGWDTMTLEDGRQVRHPHFDILGYTISVTAKMTGIAKPDQIVVGQFVYEALCDEARKAFAPVQVSPEKWDYVSDYTGKIYKLYGSK is encoded by the coding sequence ATGTCTGATCCTGCCACGCCAGACTCGCAGCGGCAGATAATAATCAACCTCTACAACTCCGGCATAGAGCCGGACATCATCGCCCTGCAGCTTGATATCGACAGGGAGCAGGTGGACAGGACGATAGCCGAGTTTGCAGCAGAGGAGGAGCGCAAGCACGATTCGGCAAACGCCACGTCCGGGGCGCCGTCGTTTTCGTCGTTTGAGCTGGGCCAGGTGGTGGACACCGAGCAGGCAGTCAGGCTTGCGCAGGAGCGGGTATGGCGCGCCCTGCGCTTTGAGCCGCAGTTCAACCTCTCGACAGAGGAGACGAACAACATCCTGGAAAAGTTCGTCAAGTCCAAGGTGGGCTTTGTGATACTGCACGTCGACATCGTGGGGTCAACCAAACTTTCGATGACTGTCCCGGCTGACAGGCTTGCCACCATAGTGCAGGCGTTCACGCAGGAAATGTCGATCCTTATTTCCGCCTACGGCGGGTACGTGCTGAAATACGTGGGCGACGCCATCCTGGCGTTCTTTCTTGCCGACTGGAACAACCTGCGCGTGCCGTGCGCAAACGCGGTGTCGTGCGCGCAGGCGATGATAAAGGTGATGCGGCAGGGCGTAAACCCGATCCTCAACCAGTACGACTATCCCGAGCTGAACGTGCGCGTAGGGATCGACGTGGGCGACAATGTCGTGGTGCAGTACGGGTGGGACACGATGACGCTTGAGGACGGCCGGCAGGTCAGGCACCCGCATTTTGACATCCTCGGGTACACGATAAGCGTGACTGCCAAGATGACCGGGATCGCCAAGCCTGACCAGATAGTGGTAGGCCAGTTCGTGTACGAGGCGCTGTGCGATGAGGCCAGGAAGGCGTTTGCGCCCGTGCAGGTGAGCCCCGAAAAGTGGGATTATGTCAGCGACTATACCGGCAAGATCTACAAGCTGTACGGCAGCAAGTAG
- a CDS encoding tautomerase family protein produces the protein MPLIQVSMYPGRTKEQKDEFAKAITDAAVSILKTKAEHVIVVYDENPKENWFQAGKQL, from the coding sequence ATGCCCCTCATCCAGGTGTCAATGTACCCCGGCAGGACAAAAGAGCAGAAAGACGAGTTTGCCAAGGCGATAACCGACGCCGCAGTCAGCATACTGAAGACAAAGGCAGAGCACGTCATCGTGGTCTACGACGAGAACCCGAAGGAAAACTGGTTCCAGGCCGGCAAGCAGCTCTAA
- a CDS encoding Lrp/AsnC family transcriptional regulator, which translates to MSSSSFQERQNGAGLCQTREDHDNNHGIESGASSSSSRHMLLQGMEKLGINAKSLESLTLEQLHDLFNRLNKLTLSTSSSSHSNNQKERYPLHVDGAILSPIDKHMLKLLLASNGDVSSMTLSKELGIPLTTVQRRRKRLTEFLDVSCSLALRKFDLRSITFFIAAENGMSTNIAKEILTWPSVISVARTLSNNNIDIKADVVLKTNKEIIDFSEKVKMMPGVKELFWTESIELIGKNSDVLYSKIDST; encoded by the coding sequence TTGTCCTCGTCTTCCTTTCAGGAAAGACAGAATGGTGCGGGACTCTGTCAGACCAGAGAAGATCATGACAATAACCACGGGATTGAATCCGGCGCTTCATCGTCATCATCACGGCACATGCTTTTGCAGGGAATGGAAAAGCTGGGCATAAACGCCAAGTCGCTAGAGTCCCTCACGCTCGAACAGCTTCACGACCTCTTCAATAGGTTGAACAAGCTAACCTTGTCCACCTCTTCTTCCTCCCACAGCAATAATCAGAAGGAAAGATACCCTTTGCACGTGGACGGCGCCATTTTGTCGCCCATCGACAAGCACATGCTAAAGCTCCTGCTTGCATCAAATGGCGATGTTTCATCAATGACCTTGTCAAAAGAACTCGGAATTCCCCTTACGACGGTCCAGAGAAGGCGCAAGCGGCTCACAGAGTTTCTGGACGTCTCTTGCTCTCTGGCGCTGAGGAAATTCGACCTGCGCTCGATCACGTTCTTTATCGCGGCTGAAAACGGAATGTCAACAAACATAGCCAAGGAAATCCTGACTTGGCCGAGCGTAATATCGGTGGCAAGGACGCTGAGCAACAACAACATCGACATAAAGGCAGACGTGGTCCTAAAGACAAACAAGGAAATCATCGATTTTTCCGAGAAGGTAAAAATGATGCCCGGAGTAAAAGAGCTCTTTTGGACCGAGTCGATAGAGTTGATAGGAAAGAACAGCGACGTGCTTTATTCCAAAATAGATTCTACCTGA
- a CDS encoding COX15/CtaA family protein has product MRSKYLERLFPAGVARLIIGQGSETPQNRVTEKKTEAAEEPRLKRSVIVISFISLGLVYSVMLIGVFLSSGPITENGLACTDWPLCPNGFGAPEERYLMEYVHRLVAAITAGFVYATAIIVPSSVRRAKMAAVIAAAIVSWQLVLGFLTVTTFLHPIAVASHLSTGISVFAFALLTFLWVGIWRKHWRY; this is encoded by the coding sequence TTGAGGTCAAAATATCTAGAGCGCCTGTTTCCTGCAGGCGTGGCAAGGTTAATAATTGGACAAGGGTCAGAAACGCCGCAGAACAGAGTGACAGAAAAAAAGACAGAAGCGGCCGAGGAACCCCGGCTAAAGAGGTCGGTCATCGTCATTTCGTTCATCTCGCTAGGCCTCGTCTACTCGGTCATGCTCATCGGAGTGTTCTTGAGCTCCGGCCCCATCACCGAAAACGGCCTGGCGTGCACCGACTGGCCGCTGTGCCCAAACGGCTTTGGCGCGCCTGAGGAGCGCTACCTCATGGAATACGTCCACAGGCTGGTGGCAGCAATTACCGCCGGCTTTGTCTATGCAACTGCGATAATCGTCCCTTCAAGCGTAAGAAGGGCCAAGATGGCAGCGGTAATTGCGGCCGCCATTGTATCGTGGCAGCTTGTGCTTGGCTTTCTTACCGTGACGACCTTCCTGCACCCGATAGCGGTGGCAAGCCACCTTTCGACCGGAATCAGCGTGTTTGCGTTTGCCCTGCTGACGTTTCTGTGGGTTGGGATATGGAGGAAGCACTGGCGTTACTAG
- a CDS encoding response regulator encodes MRSVLLVDQKQSTAELVKTYLTADGYEVDHTPDPSKALEYASRSQYGVVVTDLVMHGGMTGIDLYREIRSYDVRVRFVFMLVLTADTLRLMGSLDRSDVIKKEPLSMNEVIRKVRAAFMNSR; translated from the coding sequence ATGAGGTCAGTCCTCCTCGTCGACCAAAAGCAATCGACCGCCGAGCTGGTCAAGACGTACCTGACGGCCGACGGCTATGAAGTGGACCACACACCGGACCCTTCAAAAGCGTTAGAGTACGCAAGCAGGTCGCAGTACGGCGTCGTCGTGACCGACCTTGTGATGCATGGCGGCATGACTGGCATCGACCTGTACCGCGAGATAAGGTCCTACGACGTGAGGGTGCGCTTTGTGTTCATGCTGGTCCTGACGGCCGACACCCTCCGGCTGATGGGGTCGCTTGACAGGAGCGACGTCATAAAGAAGGAGCCGCTGTCGATGAACGAGGTTATACGCAAGGTGCGCGCCGCGTTCATGAATAGTCGCTAA
- a CDS encoding Cdc6/Cdc18 family protein codes for MDDKKMSDIDNIFDRAASGKSLVKKRETLTIDYVPEKLPFRDQEAAALAQTLSTVFKGARPSNLLLFGKPGTGKTAVVKTVVDRLVKKSGALGITVDVPIINAKLANSAYKMLFEIAEHLGLNKEEKKVVHFTGLSMGEATDRILQFIQNKKMRVILVIDEIDSLVDRNGDDVLYSFTRANERMGKGGFVSLIGISNSLTFKDKLDPRVRSSLSEEETVFNPYTVEQLRQILSERAKLAFSEGAITDAAINLCAAMAGREHGDARKAIDLLRVAAELAEREHALRVEEKHVRAAQEKIEKDTNLEVIKNATTHTKFVMLAITKSKNGNTGEVYEVYSSLCRQAEQEPLTQRRVTQIISELDQLGLVSTDIVSQGRYGRSQKIKVAVPLATVKDALKDDPTFSDLMSSSD; via the coding sequence GTGGACGACAAAAAGATGAGCGACATCGACAACATATTTGACAGGGCGGCAAGCGGCAAGTCGCTCGTCAAAAAAAGGGAGACGCTCACCATCGATTATGTGCCGGAAAAGCTACCGTTCCGCGACCAGGAAGCAGCCGCGCTTGCGCAGACGCTGTCGACCGTGTTCAAGGGAGCACGGCCGTCGAATCTGCTGCTGTTCGGCAAGCCGGGGACCGGCAAGACCGCAGTCGTGAAAACCGTGGTCGACAGGCTTGTTAAAAAATCCGGCGCGCTTGGCATCACCGTAGATGTTCCAATAATCAACGCAAAACTTGCCAACAGCGCCTACAAGATGCTGTTTGAAATCGCGGAGCACCTCGGCCTGAACAAGGAGGAAAAGAAGGTCGTCCACTTTACCGGGCTTTCGATGGGCGAAGCAACAGACCGCATCCTGCAGTTCATACAAAACAAAAAAATGCGCGTCATACTTGTCATCGACGAAATAGATTCACTGGTGGACAGAAACGGCGACGACGTGCTCTACTCGTTCACAAGGGCCAATGAGCGCATGGGCAAGGGAGGCTTTGTCAGTTTGATAGGGATCTCTAACAGCCTGACGTTCAAGGACAAGCTGGACCCGCGCGTGAGAAGCAGCCTTTCCGAGGAAGAGACGGTGTTCAACCCGTACACGGTAGAGCAGCTGCGGCAGATACTGTCAGAGCGCGCAAAACTGGCGTTCAGCGAAGGCGCCATCACAGACGCCGCAATCAACTTGTGCGCGGCCATGGCCGGCAGGGAGCACGGCGACGCCCGCAAGGCAATCGACCTCTTGCGCGTGGCGGCGGAGCTGGCAGAGCGGGAGCACGCCTTAAGGGTGGAGGAAAAGCACGTGCGGGCCGCGCAGGAAAAGATAGAGAAGGACACAAACCTCGAAGTGATAAAAAATGCCACGACGCACACAAAGTTCGTCATGCTTGCCATTACAAAATCAAAGAACGGCAACACAGGCGAGGTGTACGAGGTCTACTCGTCGCTGTGCAGGCAGGCAGAGCAGGAGCCTCTCACGCAGCGCAGGGTCACCCAGATAATAAGCGAGCTTGACCAGCTGGGCCTTGTGTCGACGGACATAGTGAGCCAGGGGCGCTACGGCCGCTCGCAAAAGATCAAGGTTGCGGTGCCGCTTGCAACGGTAAAGGACGCGCTGAAGGACGACCCGACGTTTTCAGACCTTATGTCGTCATCAGATTGA
- a CDS encoding DNA-directed DNA polymerase II small subunit, whose translation MVLQSEIVNALSYATSKGYQIHPDAFAMLKGLETDVLKAVQEIIKQKKQTKMIVVDDIKNVVNPGRQEELVPVEQIAKVLVDPTPNVNTGEGVDGYASLFKSRFEKTMRILAQRPDSKRMTKISTVKQMGKGAGPRPAAAGERSLGSAGTYVVSGLLMSRRTKKNGIELEVDDYTGRLQVTAMSEDAKKQAASLALDQVVMLELENAKGMPGLAIKNVFSPDIPDHLPNKSRSEAYAVLISDLHVGSKYFMQQEFLRFLDWLASGDDDDVVRKIKFLCIGGDLIDGIGIFPNQDKELLMMNAAAQMAYTTKLLSKIPKHIKTFIIPGNHDPGRRALPQPIFPEATSGGLYGLENCTMLGNPAYVELNGVKVLMFHGQSLDDVIATTPGMSYQRPAEAMKVLLKARHLSPTYGGRTPVAPESEDMMVMTEIPDIFHAGHVHVTDVDSYRGTLVVNSGAWQAQTKFQQTMGITPSPGIAIVVNLATLQPFKQDFNLMTT comes from the coding sequence TTGGTACTGCAAAGTGAGATTGTAAATGCACTGTCGTACGCCACAAGCAAGGGCTACCAGATCCACCCCGACGCGTTTGCCATGCTAAAGGGGCTTGAAACGGACGTACTAAAGGCAGTCCAGGAAATAATCAAGCAGAAAAAGCAGACCAAGATGATAGTGGTCGACGACATCAAGAACGTCGTAAACCCGGGAAGGCAGGAAGAGCTCGTGCCTGTGGAGCAGATTGCCAAGGTGCTAGTCGACCCGACGCCCAACGTCAACACTGGCGAGGGAGTCGACGGCTATGCGTCGCTGTTCAAGAGCAGGTTCGAGAAGACGATGCGCATCCTGGCGCAAAGGCCGGACAGTAAGCGCATGACCAAGATCTCCACTGTCAAGCAGATGGGAAAGGGCGCCGGCCCAAGGCCGGCCGCTGCAGGCGAGCGCAGCCTCGGAAGCGCCGGCACGTACGTCGTGTCGGGCCTCTTGATGTCAAGGCGCACCAAGAAAAACGGCATCGAGCTTGAGGTTGACGATTACACGGGCAGGCTGCAGGTGACTGCCATGTCGGAAGACGCAAAAAAGCAGGCAGCAAGCCTTGCCCTTGACCAGGTGGTGATGCTAGAGCTGGAAAACGCAAAGGGGATGCCCGGGCTTGCCATAAAAAATGTCTTTTCGCCGGACATACCGGATCATTTGCCGAACAAGAGCAGGTCAGAAGCGTACGCGGTATTGATATCGGACCTGCATGTCGGGAGCAAGTATTTCATGCAGCAAGAGTTCTTGCGCTTCCTTGACTGGCTGGCGTCCGGAGACGATGATGACGTTGTTCGCAAGATAAAATTCCTCTGCATCGGCGGCGATTTAATCGACGGCATCGGCATATTCCCAAATCAGGACAAGGAGCTCCTCATGATGAACGCCGCGGCCCAGATGGCGTACACCACGAAACTGCTTTCAAAAATCCCAAAGCACATCAAGACGTTCATCATCCCTGGAAACCACGATCCCGGCCGCAGGGCCCTTCCGCAGCCTATATTTCCCGAGGCAACGTCGGGCGGCCTGTACGGCCTGGAGAACTGCACGATGCTTGGCAACCCCGCGTACGTCGAGCTCAATGGCGTCAAGGTGTTGATGTTCCACGGCCAGAGCCTCGACGACGTGATTGCTACCACGCCGGGCATGAGCTACCAGCGGCCAGCAGAGGCGATGAAGGTCTTGCTAAAGGCGCGCCACCTGTCGCCAACGTACGGCGGGCGCACGCCGGTCGCGCCGGAAAGCGAGGACATGATGGTAATGACAGAGATCCCCGACATCTTTCACGCAGGCCACGTGCACGTGACAGATGTTGATAGTTACCGCGGGACGCTTGTAGTGAATTCCGGCGCGTGGCAGGCGCAGACGAAATTCCAGCAGACGATGGGCATAACGCCTTCGCCCGGCATCGCAATCGTCGTCAATCTGGCAACGTTGCAGCCGTTCAAGCAGGATTTCAATCTGATGACGACATAA
- a CDS encoding helix-turn-helix domain-containing protein — protein MILDLPLDITVDLGIVILGVLFYAGGLVTVMALRRFRESVKRDNNNNNYHADDAVVEAVVLEYTRRLRDYDRVIAEMRTKLDIVEVKTTQAFVQPHLIVQQPAPMSQQQQQQQAPHAQYVSEPVTVTQHPQAVTASASAEAEGSQNNGTIDYILKLLADRPRTSREVQHAIGRTREHTARLMKKLHESGLVSRDVNSKPFRYNITEAGRTRLTKEKQQPSAAQAPEILRQ, from the coding sequence ATGATCCTGGATCTTCCCCTTGACATCACTGTCGACCTTGGAATCGTGATATTGGGCGTGCTATTTTACGCAGGCGGCCTTGTGACCGTGATGGCGCTGCGCAGGTTTAGAGAAAGCGTAAAGCGTGACAACAACAATAATAATTACCACGCCGACGACGCGGTGGTGGAGGCCGTCGTGCTCGAATACACGCGCCGCCTGAGAGACTATGACCGCGTAATAGCCGAGATGCGCACGAAACTTGACATCGTTGAGGTAAAAACAACACAGGCGTTTGTACAACCTCACCTTATCGTCCAGCAGCCAGCGCCCATGTCACAGCAACAGCAACAACAGCAAGCACCTCACGCGCAGTACGTGAGTGAGCCCGTAACAGTCACGCAGCATCCACAGGCTGTCACTGCATCGGCATCTGCAGAAGCCGAGGGCAGCCAGAACAACGGCACTATCGACTATATCCTGAAACTGTTGGCGGACAGGCCCCGCACCTCAAGGGAGGTCCAGCATGCAATAGGCAGGACCAGGGAGCACACCGCCCGCCTCATGAAAAAGCTGCATGAGAGCGGCCTGGTGAGCAGGGACGTCAACAGCAAGCCGTTTCGCTACAACATCACTGAAGCTGGTCGTACGAGACTGACGAAGGAAAAGCAGCAGCCTTCTGCTGCTCAGGCACCCGAGATCCTGCGGCAGTAG